The proteins below are encoded in one region of Metabacillus dongyingensis:
- a CDS encoding NAD kinase: MKFAVTSKGDTVSNTLMHKMKAYLMDFHLEYDEDKPDIVISVGGDGTLLYAFHRYRSRLDKTAFVGVHTGHLGFYADWVPDEIEKLVIAIAKTPYQVVEYPLLEVIIRHNDGGREARYLALNECTVKAIEGSLVMDLEIKGQIFETFRGDGLCISTPSGSTAYNKALGGAILHPSIPAIQVAEMASINNRVFRTVGSPLVLPDHHTCLLKPVNDVDFQITIDHLTLLHKDVKSIQCRVANEKIRFARFRPFPFWKRVRDSFISE; the protein is encoded by the coding sequence ATGAAATTTGCGGTCACTTCTAAAGGAGATACCGTTTCAAATACACTAATGCATAAGATGAAAGCCTATTTAATGGATTTTCATCTCGAATATGATGAGGACAAGCCTGATATTGTGATTTCAGTCGGAGGAGACGGGACACTTTTATATGCCTTTCACCGCTACCGCAGCAGGCTTGATAAAACGGCATTTGTAGGAGTACATACTGGTCATCTGGGTTTTTATGCCGACTGGGTTCCGGATGAGATTGAGAAGCTTGTGATTGCGATTGCAAAGACACCGTATCAGGTTGTTGAATATCCGCTGCTTGAAGTCATCATCAGACATAATGACGGAGGACGGGAAGCACGCTATCTTGCCTTAAATGAATGTACCGTGAAAGCGATTGAAGGCTCTCTTGTCATGGATCTTGAAATCAAAGGGCAGATTTTTGAAACCTTCCGCGGAGATGGTCTTTGCATATCTACACCATCAGGAAGTACAGCTTACAACAAGGCACTTGGCGGTGCTATTTTGCATCCATCAATTCCTGCGATTCAGGTTGCGGAAATGGCTTCTATCAATAACCGGGTATTCAGAACAGTAGGTTCTCCTCTTGTTTTGCCGGATCATCATACTTGTTTATTAAAGCCGGTTAATGATGTTGATTTCCAAATCACCATCGATCATTTAACGCTTCTGCATAAAGACGTAAAATCGATTCAATGCCGTGTTGCCAATGAAAAAATCAGGTTTGCGAGATTCAGGCCATTTCCATTCTGGAAAAGAGTCCGCGACTCATTTATTTCCGAATAG
- the tenA gene encoding thiaminase II has translation MSFSKECREYADKWWEGSFEHPFVKGIGEGSLSKEKFKYYVMQDSYYLTHFAKVQAFAGAMAPDLHTTYRMSVHSQGTYEAELSLHQQFSVLLGITDTERKEFKPSPTAYAYTSHMYRSVATGNLGEIIAALLPCYWLYYEVGEHLKDCKPGDEVYEKWIATYHGDWFKELVLEQIARFDELALRASDHERQMMKENFLISSMYEYRFWDMAEKMEAWDETQTMLMQK, from the coding sequence ATGTCATTTTCAAAAGAATGCCGGGAGTATGCAGATAAATGGTGGGAAGGAAGCTTTGAACATCCTTTTGTAAAAGGAATTGGCGAAGGCAGCCTTTCAAAGGAGAAATTTAAATACTATGTGATGCAGGATTCTTATTACTTAACGCATTTTGCAAAAGTGCAGGCTTTTGCAGGGGCGATGGCCCCTGACCTTCATACAACATACCGGATGTCCGTTCATTCACAGGGAACCTATGAAGCAGAGCTCTCTTTGCATCAGCAATTTTCTGTCCTGCTTGGAATCACAGACACCGAACGGAAGGAGTTTAAGCCATCGCCAACTGCGTATGCTTACACCTCCCATATGTACCGTTCAGTTGCGACAGGAAATCTTGGTGAAATCATTGCAGCTCTGCTTCCATGCTATTGGCTCTATTATGAAGTCGGGGAGCACCTGAAAGATTGCAAGCCTGGTGATGAAGTTTATGAGAAATGGATTGCGACTTATCACGGTGATTGGTTTAAAGAGCTTGTCCTCGAGCAGATTGCAAGATTTGACGAGCTTGCTCTGCGTGCAAGCGATCACGAGAGACAAATGATGAAGGAAAACTTCCTCATCAGCTCGATGTATGAATATCGTTTTTGGGATATGGCGGAAAAGATGGAAGCGTGGGATGAGACACAAACCATGCTGATGCAAAAGTGA
- the thiS gene encoding sulfur carrier protein ThiS, producing MNIKVNGSMIEMQSSVRTVQDLLAFYEVSKRIIIVEHNSEIIAKEEYAKTVINDGDVFEIVQFVGGG from the coding sequence ATGAACATAAAAGTGAATGGCAGCATGATAGAAATGCAGTCTTCAGTGCGCACCGTTCAAGATTTGCTTGCTTTTTATGAGGTGAGCAAAAGAATCATCATCGTGGAACATAATTCAGAAATAATAGCCAAAGAAGAATACGCGAAAACAGTTATTAATGATGGGGATGTTTTTGAAATTGTTCAATTTGTAGGAGGAGGATAA
- a CDS encoding GTP pyrophosphokinase, protein MIGRKWEVFLAPYHQAVDELKVKLRGTRAQYELEGSHSPIEFVTGRVKPIASILDKARRKNISLDALETEMQDIAGIRMMCQFVDDIKLVVEMLRQRNDFEIIEERDYISQKKASGYRSYHVVAKYPVQTVSGEKSILVEIQIRTLAMNFWATVEHSLNYKYSGNFPEDIKIRLKSSAEAAFLLDEEMSKIRGEIRDAQVIFSRKTETKDK, encoded by the coding sequence ATGATCGGCAGAAAATGGGAAGTATTTTTAGCACCGTATCATCAAGCGGTTGATGAGTTGAAAGTAAAGCTTAGAGGAACGAGAGCGCAATATGAACTAGAAGGCAGCCATTCGCCGATTGAATTTGTTACAGGAAGAGTTAAACCCATTGCCAGTATTCTTGATAAAGCAAGACGCAAAAATATTTCGCTTGATGCGCTTGAGACTGAAATGCAGGATATAGCTGGAATTCGCATGATGTGCCAGTTTGTAGATGATATAAAGCTTGTCGTCGAAATGCTCAGACAGCGGAATGATTTTGAAATCATTGAAGAACGTGATTATATTTCGCAAAAAAAAGCAAGCGGATACCGCTCCTACCATGTAGTGGCCAAATATCCTGTTCAGACAGTTTCAGGTGAAAAAAGCATTTTGGTTGAAATTCAAATCAGAACGCTTGCGATGAATTTTTGGGCAACTGTTGAACACTCTCTTAATTATAAGTACAGCGGGAATTTCCCCGAAGACATTAAGATCAGGCTGAAAAGTTCAGCAGAAGCAGCTTTTCTTTTAGATGAAGAGATGTCCAAGATTCGCGGAGAAATAAGAGATGCACAAGTCATTTTTTCAAGGAAAACAGAAACGAAAGATAAATGA
- a CDS encoding RluA family pseudouridine synthase, with protein sequence MNAFQLTWTIPAAEEGMLIRDYLKEKNISKRALTDIKFGGGCILVNGEHATVRFELKSGDVLKVIFPVEKPSSGMLPEKVNFDIVYEDEWCLVINKPPYLPTIPSREHPGGTLANGLLFYYGEKGIDATIHVVNRLDKDTSGLMLVAKHRFAHSLFSSLQKQGGIRRTYAALVEGKVLMKQGTISAPIGRKEDSIIERTVRDDGKLAVTHYHVIAFSECNTLVSLKLETGRTHQIRVHMSHIGHPLSGDSLYGGSHQLLSRQALHSAELSFFHPFLEKEMNFKIDLPNDIQSVINKKDSC encoded by the coding sequence GTGAACGCGTTTCAATTAACATGGACAATCCCTGCTGCTGAAGAAGGCATGCTCATAAGGGATTATCTTAAGGAAAAGAATATATCAAAGCGCGCTTTAACCGATATCAAGTTCGGAGGCGGATGCATTTTAGTAAATGGTGAACATGCAACCGTCCGCTTCGAGCTTAAGTCAGGAGATGTGCTCAAAGTCATCTTTCCTGTTGAAAAGCCAAGTTCAGGCATGCTTCCTGAAAAAGTAAACTTTGATATTGTGTATGAAGATGAATGGTGTCTTGTTATTAATAAGCCGCCTTATCTTCCAACAATTCCCTCGCGTGAACATCCAGGCGGGACGCTTGCAAATGGTCTGCTCTTTTATTACGGGGAAAAAGGGATCGATGCAACTATTCATGTTGTCAACCGTCTCGATAAGGATACATCCGGGCTAATGCTTGTCGCAAAGCACCGTTTCGCACACTCCTTGTTTTCCTCTCTTCAAAAGCAGGGCGGAATCAGACGGACTTACGCAGCTTTGGTTGAAGGGAAAGTGTTGATGAAGCAGGGTACAATTTCTGCGCCAATCGGCAGGAAAGAGGACAGCATTATAGAACGGACCGTCAGAGATGATGGCAAGCTTGCTGTTACCCATTACCATGTTATTGCGTTTTCCGAATGCAATACACTAGTTTCCCTGAAGCTTGAAACAGGAAGAACGCATCAAATAAGAGTTCATATGTCCCACATCGGCCATCCGCTGAGCGGCGACAGTTTATATGGGGGAAGTCATCAGCTTCTATCAAGGCAGGCGCTGCACAGTGCTGAACTTTCATTCTTTCATCCGTTTTTGGAAAAAGAAATGAACTTCAAGATTGATTTGCCGAATGATATCCAATCGGTTATAAATAAGAAAGACTCATGCTGA
- the tenI gene encoding thiazole tautomerase TenI — translation MKLHLVTDGRHSAAELVKIITDIHTSADAIHIREKNKSAGELISLIEELHQNGVPKSKLVMNDRVDAAVLSGLHQVQLPSHSFNVKLVKQRFPHLEVGCSVHTAAEAVYCAENGADRLLFGHVFQTSSKNGLEARGISKLAEIAESVSIPVIAIGGINPAVIPDLRDIKIEGAAVMSYVFSAEHPSHAALELADQLKRGMGH, via the coding sequence GTGAAATTGCACCTTGTCACAGATGGACGGCACTCTGCTGCAGAGCTCGTAAAAATCATCACAGATATACATACCTCTGCAGATGCCATTCATATTAGAGAGAAGAATAAATCAGCTGGGGAACTGATCAGCTTAATTGAAGAGCTCCATCAAAATGGGGTTCCGAAATCAAAGCTTGTCATGAATGACCGTGTGGATGCAGCTGTTCTTTCTGGTTTGCATCAGGTTCAGCTCCCATCGCACAGCTTCAATGTGAAACTGGTGAAACAGCGCTTCCCGCATCTTGAGGTAGGCTGTTCAGTCCACACTGCTGCTGAAGCAGTATATTGTGCTGAAAATGGGGCAGATCGTCTCCTTTTCGGGCATGTATTCCAAACATCATCAAAAAATGGTCTAGAAGCAAGAGGGATAAGCAAGCTTGCGGAAATAGCGGAATCTGTCAGCATTCCAGTCATTGCAATTGGAGGAATCAATCCTGCTGTCATTCCTGATCTAAGAGATATAAAGATTGAGGGAGCAGCCGTGATGTCCTATGTTTTTTCAGCGGAGCATCCAAGTCATGCGGCACTTGAACTTGCTGATCAATTAAAAAGGGGGATGGGCCATTGA
- the mgtE gene encoding magnesium transporter produces the protein MSDEREKLEIEAAELVTALENEDLDGFRSMFLEQHPYDQAKIFVKLEQEERMKLYHYLSPEEMAALFENIEDEEYNYEMYLSEMDPRFASQMLEHMYADDAVDVLNELNKDQVASYLTIMDDEAAQEIRELLHYEEFTAGSIMTTEFIAIIANQTVKSAMHILKHEAPDAETIYYLYVIDEDKHLVGVISLRDLIVSDDDLMIGEIMSERVFSVSVGEDQEDVARKMRDYNFLALPVVDFQNHLLGIITVDDIVDVIDEEASDDYSKLAAVSDVDSIDRGPLSAAKKRLPWLVILLFLGMLTANLIGQFEETLNKVAILAVFIPLIAGMAGNTGTQALAVAVRRIAMGDLEEGGNFKIIAREAGTGIINGAVCGVLVTGVVYFWQHDFFLGLLVGISILATLTVSTIAGAFVPLVMHRLKVDPAVASGPFITTINDIISIFIYFGMATLFMQYLI, from the coding sequence ATGTCAGATGAAAGAGAAAAATTAGAGATTGAAGCTGCGGAATTGGTAACAGCTTTGGAAAATGAAGACTTAGACGGGTTTCGCTCCATGTTTTTGGAGCAGCATCCGTATGATCAGGCGAAAATCTTTGTGAAGCTTGAGCAAGAGGAGCGAATGAAGCTTTATCATTATTTGTCTCCTGAAGAAATGGCTGCTCTTTTTGAGAATATTGAAGATGAAGAGTACAATTACGAAATGTATTTATCCGAAATGGATCCGCGTTTTGCATCACAAATGCTTGAGCACATGTACGCGGACGATGCGGTAGACGTGCTTAACGAATTAAACAAAGATCAGGTAGCAAGCTATCTGACCATCATGGATGATGAAGCTGCACAGGAAATTCGTGAACTTCTGCATTACGAAGAATTTACGGCAGGAAGTATCATGACCACGGAATTCATTGCCATTATTGCAAATCAAACTGTCAAATCGGCCATGCATATTTTAAAGCATGAAGCTCCTGACGCTGAAACGATTTACTATCTTTATGTAATCGATGAAGATAAGCATCTAGTGGGCGTTATCTCGCTTCGTGATTTAATAGTCAGCGATGATGATCTCATGATTGGCGAAATTATGAGTGAACGGGTATTTTCCGTATCTGTAGGAGAAGATCAGGAAGATGTAGCAAGAAAAATGAGAGATTATAATTTCCTTGCACTGCCGGTAGTTGATTTTCAGAATCATCTTTTAGGAATTATAACGGTTGATGATATCGTTGATGTTATCGATGAAGAAGCATCTGATGACTATTCGAAGCTTGCAGCTGTATCTGATGTGGATTCCATAGACAGGGGTCCTCTGTCAGCCGCTAAAAAAAGATTGCCCTGGCTTGTGATTCTATTATTTCTCGGAATGTTAACGGCAAATTTAATAGGACAGTTTGAAGAAACGCTTAATAAAGTGGCCATTCTTGCTGTTTTTATCCCGTTAATTGCCGGAATGGCGGGGAACACTGGTACTCAGGCACTTGCGGTAGCCGTCAGAAGAATAGCGATGGGCGACCTTGAAGAAGGCGGTAATTTTAAAATTATTGCCAGAGAAGCTGGTACAGGAATTATCAATGGTGCCGTGTGCGGAGTTCTAGTGACAGGCGTCGTCTATTTTTGGCAGCATGATTTCTTCCTGGGACTTTTAGTAGGCATTTCCATTCTTGCAACCCTGACTGTTTCGACAATCGCGGGCGCTTTTGTCCCGCTGGTGATGCACCGGCTCAAAGTTGACCCTGCTGTTGCATCAGGTCCATTTATTACAACGATTAATGATATTATTTCCATATTTATTTATTTTGGTATGGCTACATTGTTCATGCAATATTTAATCTAG
- a CDS encoding monovalent cation:proton antiporter family protein, whose product MHGDSFSSLVIVLLAAFVTPLLLHRFKIKVMPVVVAEIIMGIIIGQSGFNLVQEDMWLETLSMLGFIFLMFLSGLEIDFTAFIGGRKKELLPSGKEAPNTFAVSFLVFVGIFILSLLLSYLFVFFGFIENAFLMTLIISTISLGVVVPTLKDAGIMKSNIGQIILLVAVIADLVTMILLAVFASIYGGENTNTWLLLLLFGAGIVLYFLGKTFQSRSFIETMSKGTIQIGTRAIFTLIIVLVALSETIGAENILGAFLAGVLVSLLSPNKEMVQKMDSFGYGFLIPIFFVMVGVDLDVWSMFKDPKILMLIPLLFIALLISKIVPIYLLKRWYDTKTTLASGFLLTSTLSLVIAAATIGERVNVIDAQMSGALILTAVLTSIFTPIGFKKLFPEQLSSQKKLKVAFIGANQMTLPVTRELNPKMYDTTVYHTYVDKNEQQIAESLFHIEELEDYSIETLQSQGVFEADILIAAAGDEDTNAEIAMFAKEVEVGRVIASISSPLLDEQLRAKDIDVFSVLLSTKTLLRALIEAPGIMKILTNNDSALYQIKMNNRHYDGMVLRSFPFTGDVIFVRIFRENESIVPHGDTELKRGDLLILTGSAEYVDELRQELEFHKS is encoded by the coding sequence GTGCATGGAGATTCCTTTTCATCACTAGTTATCGTACTGTTAGCCGCTTTTGTAACCCCTCTCCTGCTGCATCGCTTTAAAATTAAAGTCATGCCTGTTGTAGTTGCCGAGATTATAATGGGGATTATTATCGGGCAAAGCGGATTTAATCTTGTTCAGGAGGATATGTGGCTCGAAACGCTATCCATGCTCGGTTTTATTTTTCTTATGTTTTTGAGCGGACTTGAAATTGATTTCACTGCTTTTATCGGTGGACGGAAGAAAGAATTGCTGCCGAGCGGGAAGGAAGCGCCAAATACGTTTGCCGTTTCTTTTCTTGTCTTTGTTGGCATCTTTATCTTGTCTCTGCTCTTATCGTATTTGTTTGTTTTCTTTGGTTTTATAGAAAATGCCTTCTTGATGACGCTGATCATTTCCACCATATCGCTCGGGGTGGTGGTCCCTACACTGAAGGATGCAGGCATTATGAAGTCGAATATCGGACAGATTATCTTGCTCGTTGCTGTCATAGCAGACTTAGTGACGATGATTCTGCTTGCCGTGTTTGCATCGATTTATGGAGGAGAAAATACAAATACATGGCTGCTGCTGCTGTTATTTGGTGCTGGAATTGTTTTATATTTTCTCGGCAAAACCTTTCAGAGCAGATCATTTATTGAAACGATGTCTAAAGGCACGATTCAAATTGGGACAAGGGCTATTTTCACTCTGATCATTGTCCTTGTTGCCTTATCAGAAACAATCGGGGCAGAAAACATATTAGGAGCGTTTTTAGCGGGTGTTCTGGTCTCACTGCTGTCCCCAAACAAAGAAATGGTTCAGAAAATGGATTCCTTCGGCTACGGATTTTTGATACCGATCTTCTTTGTTATGGTTGGTGTCGATCTTGATGTATGGTCGATGTTTAAGGATCCAAAAATTTTAATGCTGATCCCATTGCTGTTTATTGCCTTGCTGATCTCTAAAATTGTGCCGATTTATTTACTGAAGAGATGGTATGACACAAAAACAACGCTTGCTTCAGGATTTTTGCTGACATCAACCCTTTCCCTTGTTATTGCGGCAGCTACCATTGGAGAAAGAGTAAATGTGATTGATGCACAAATGTCAGGTGCGCTCATTTTAACGGCTGTTCTGACGAGTATTTTTACTCCGATTGGATTTAAGAAGCTTTTCCCTGAACAGCTGTCTTCGCAAAAGAAGCTGAAGGTAGCTTTTATAGGAGCCAATCAAATGACACTGCCGGTGACACGCGAGTTAAATCCGAAGATGTACGATACGACGGTGTATCATACTTATGTCGATAAAAATGAACAGCAGATCGCTGAATCATTGTTTCATATTGAGGAGCTTGAAGATTACTCAATTGAGACCCTGCAGTCCCAGGGAGTATTTGAAGCTGATATCCTTATTGCTGCTGCAGGAGATGAGGATACGAATGCTGAAATCGCCATGTTTGCAAAAGAGGTTGAAGTTGGACGGGTGATTGCAAGCATCTCATCACCATTATTAGACGAGCAGCTAAGAGCGAAAGACATTGATGTCTTCTCTGTTCTGCTTTCTACCAAAACCTTGCTGAGGGCTCTTATTGAAGCACCTGGCATCATGAAGATTCTGACCAATAACGATTCAGCTCTTTATCAGATAAAAATGAACAACAGACACTACGATGGCATGGTGCTCCGCAGCTTTCCATTTACAGGCGACGTTATTTTTGTCCGTATTTTCAGGGAAAATGAATCGATTGTGCCGCATGGCGATACAGAGCTGAAACGCGGAGATTTACTGATTCTGACTGGATCAGCTGAATATGTGGATGAGCTCAGGCAAGAGCTTGAGTTCCATAAAAGTTGA
- the prpE gene encoding bis(5'-nucleosyl)-tetraphosphatase PrpE: protein MKIDIIGDIHGCFDEFCELTEKLGYDWNNGFPVHSTRKLAFVGDLADRGPHSIKVIEAVIKITSNQAGYYVPGNHCNKLYRYMLGNKVQVAHGLETTAAELEALGEEERKDVYQSFMKLYDQSPLYQVLDEGRLVIAHAGIRADYIGKTHKKVKEFVLYGDITGQTNPDGTPVRRDWAKLYKGKPFIVYGHTPVREARFVGNTVNIDTGAVFGGYLTALRYPEKEIVTVKSSLPYDESRFREMD, encoded by the coding sequence ATGAAAATTGATATTATCGGTGATATTCACGGCTGTTTTGACGAGTTTTGCGAGCTTACGGAAAAGCTTGGCTATGATTGGAATAATGGGTTTCCTGTTCACAGCACCAGAAAACTTGCTTTTGTAGGAGATCTGGCTGACAGGGGACCCCATTCTATAAAAGTAATCGAGGCCGTTATAAAAATCACTTCGAACCAAGCAGGATATTATGTGCCAGGCAACCACTGCAACAAACTTTACCGTTACATGCTCGGAAACAAAGTCCAGGTTGCACACGGTTTGGAAACGACAGCGGCAGAACTTGAAGCATTGGGAGAAGAGGAACGAAAGGATGTCTATCAGAGTTTTATGAAGCTCTACGATCAATCTCCTCTCTATCAGGTATTGGATGAGGGCAGACTGGTCATTGCCCATGCAGGAATCAGGGCTGACTACATAGGTAAAACGCACAAAAAAGTAAAAGAATTTGTGCTTTACGGGGACATAACCGGCCAGACTAACCCTGACGGAACTCCTGTCAGAAGAGACTGGGCAAAGCTTTATAAAGGTAAACCGTTCATTGTCTATGGGCATACACCAGTACGGGAAGCACGGTTTGTCGGCAATACGGTGAACATTGATACTGGAGCAGTATTTGGAGGCTATTTAACAGCGCTCAGATATCCCGAAAAAGAGATTGTCACAGTCAAATCATCTTTGCCGTATGACGAATCTAGGTTCCGGGAGATGGATTGA
- the thiO gene encoding glycine oxidase ThiO, with amino-acid sequence MKPLFDAGIIGGGVIGLASAYYLAKAGLRVAVFESGKTGSGASSAAAGMLGAHTETEKDDAFFRFAKESQALYPKLAHDLLLESGIDIQLQYNGMYKLAMTAEEADSLKKRAEIEKDVEWHSKEKVQEYEKGITDAIYGALKIEKDGKLTPAALCKAFTKAIQLMSGKIFENTPVYKFSRFEGSHYEIETPQDTFFCEALILANGTWSSRLIKEFTRNIFVHPVKGECLSVTMKDGKLSSTVFHESCYLVPKLDGTIVIGATMKEGTWNTEPSVQGIAALMNKAVKIMPAIEDASFQRAWAGLRPGTADSKPFIFKHQGIPNLFVATGHYRNGILLAPKTGEMIRDLFFNRPAAEEYVHAFRMDRAAGVKL; translated from the coding sequence TTGAAGCCTTTATTTGATGCCGGCATTATCGGCGGAGGAGTCATCGGGCTTGCCTCTGCCTATTATTTAGCGAAAGCCGGACTTCGAGTTGCGGTATTTGAAAGCGGAAAAACAGGCAGCGGAGCATCCAGTGCTGCGGCGGGTATGCTTGGCGCCCATACTGAAACTGAAAAGGATGATGCTTTTTTCAGGTTTGCTAAAGAAAGCCAGGCGCTTTATCCAAAATTAGCTCATGATTTACTGCTGGAAAGCGGAATTGACATACAGCTTCAATACAATGGAATGTACAAACTGGCAATGACGGCTGAGGAAGCCGATTCTTTGAAAAAAAGAGCAGAAATTGAAAAGGACGTAGAATGGCATTCCAAAGAAAAAGTCCAAGAATATGAAAAAGGCATAACAGATGCGATTTACGGGGCTCTGAAAATTGAAAAAGATGGAAAGCTTACTCCAGCCGCGCTGTGCAAAGCCTTTACAAAAGCCATTCAGCTGATGAGCGGAAAAATCTTTGAAAACACACCAGTATACAAATTCAGCAGATTTGAAGGCTCACACTATGAAATCGAAACGCCTCAAGATACGTTTTTTTGCGAAGCTCTTATTCTTGCAAATGGCACATGGAGCAGCCGGCTGATAAAGGAGTTCACACGCAATATATTTGTACATCCTGTTAAGGGCGAATGTTTGTCTGTGACAATGAAAGATGGAAAACTATCTTCTACTGTTTTTCATGAAAGCTGTTATCTTGTGCCAAAGCTTGATGGAACAATAGTTATTGGGGCAACGATGAAAGAAGGAACCTGGAATACAGAGCCTTCCGTACAAGGAATCGCTGCTCTCATGAATAAAGCAGTTAAAATTATGCCGGCAATTGAAGATGCCTCTTTTCAGCGTGCATGGGCAGGATTAAGGCCGGGAACAGCCGACAGCAAGCCATTTATTTTCAAGCATCAGGGCATACCGAATCTCTTTGTGGCAACAGGGCATTACCGAAATGGCATCCTGCTCGCTCCCAAAACAGGTGAAATGATCAGAGATTTATTTTTTAATCGACCGGCAGCTGAAGAATACGTTCATGCATTTAGAATGGACCGTGCGGCAGGGGTGAAACTATGA
- a CDS encoding FtsW/RodA/SpoVE family cell cycle protein yields the protein MNTDKSPQQQLDYTLIFIMFLMALTSAIAISSAQPTLPEKLQNINFAFLQLRWYIIGIIAVIGTMVIDFDRFKQLSWYLYGFGMILLLGLEVLPSPIVEPIKGAKSWYTLPGIGNFQPSELMKIFMIIVLSKIITDHREKYATNTVRDDLLLLGKVFAAAAPPILLLMRQPDTGMTMVFCAIIGSLIIVSGVKWKIIFSFILSGAGMAAIGVFIFFTFPDFFNKYILDTNSYKLDRVYGWLNPYEYSSDIGFQLIKSLLAIGSGELYGKGYQQLEVYLPEGHTDFIFAIISEQFGFIGGSIVISLFFLLIYRMIHIALESNDPFGSFLCTGVIGMITFQVFQNVGMTVGLLPITGLPLPFISYGGSSLATYMIAIGIVLNVRSRTRKYMFD from the coding sequence ATGAACACAGATAAATCCCCACAGCAGCAGTTAGACTACACACTTATTTTTATCATGTTTTTAATGGCGCTGACCAGTGCCATTGCGATAAGCAGTGCCCAACCTACTCTACCCGAAAAATTGCAGAATATAAACTTTGCCTTTCTTCAGCTTAGATGGTACATCATCGGTATTATCGCAGTCATCGGAACAATGGTCATTGATTTTGACCGCTTCAAACAGCTCTCATGGTATTTATATGGATTTGGGATGATTTTGCTATTGGGACTTGAAGTTCTGCCGTCGCCTATTGTAGAGCCGATTAAAGGTGCAAAAAGCTGGTATACCCTTCCTGGAATCGGTAATTTCCAGCCATCAGAACTGATGAAAATTTTTATGATTATTGTTCTTAGCAAAATCATTACTGACCACCGGGAAAAATACGCCACAAATACAGTCAGAGATGACCTGCTCCTGTTAGGTAAAGTATTTGCCGCAGCGGCACCTCCCATACTCCTGCTGATGAGACAGCCGGATACAGGGATGACAATGGTCTTTTGCGCTATTATCGGTTCATTAATTATTGTCTCGGGTGTTAAATGGAAAATCATCTTCAGCTTTATATTATCAGGTGCGGGAATGGCTGCTATTGGCGTATTTATTTTTTTCACATTTCCGGATTTCTTCAACAAGTACATTTTAGACACCAATTCTTATAAACTAGATCGTGTTTATGGCTGGCTTAATCCGTATGAATATTCCAGCGATATCGGATTTCAGCTTATCAAATCTCTTCTTGCAATCGGTTCGGGTGAGCTTTACGGAAAAGGATATCAGCAGCTTGAGGTTTACTTGCCTGAGGGGCATACAGACTTTATATTCGCCATTATCTCTGAGCAGTTCGGATTTATCGGCGGCAGTATCGTGATTTCTCTTTTCTTCCTTCTTATCTACCGGATGATTCATATTGCACTTGAGAGCAACGACCCATTCGGAAGCTTTTTATGCACAGGAGTCATCGGCATGATCACGTTTCAGGTTTTCCAAAACGTCGGCATGACCGTTGGCCTCCTTCCAATTACAGGACTCCCGCTTCCTTTTATCAGCTATGGAGGAAGTTCACTTGCAACCTACATGATTGCCATCGGCATTGTGTTGAATGTCAGATCACGAACCAGAAAGTATATGTTTGACTAA